Proteins from a single region of Gasterosteus aculeatus chromosome Y, fGasAcu3.hap1.1, whole genome shotgun sequence:
- the LOC120812782 gene encoding transcription factor RFX4-like isoform X2, which yields MHCGLLEEPDMDSTESWIERCLNESESKRYSSHTSLGNMSNDEHEEKENNRASKPHSTPATLEWLEENYEIAEGVCIPRSALYMHYLDFSEKQDTQPVNAASFGKIIRQQFPALTTRRLGTRGQSKYHYYGIAVKETSQYYDVMYSKKGAAWVNETGKKEVTKQTVAYSPRSKLGTLLPEFPNVKDLNLPSSLPEERVSTFIMMYRTHCQRILDTIIRANFDEVQSFLLHFWQGMPPHMLPVLGSTTVVNIVGVCDSILYKAISSVLMPTVLQALPDSLTQVIRIFAKQLDEWLKKALHDLPENLRNIKFELSRRFSQILKRQTSLNHLCQASRTVINSADITFQMLEDWRNVDLNSITKQTLYTMEDSQEEHRQLIIHLYQEFDRLLEEQSPIEAYIEWLDLMVDRCVVKVAGKRPGCLKKVAQQFLLMWSCFGTRVIRDMTLHSAPSFGSFHLIHLMFDDYVLYLLESLHCQERANDLMRAMKSEGSTAEREEEFPVTETTVASPSPRPFSPARSVHSVCVSSAGSPTAAVSPEYAGVPATTTTVTTAGGSTPEAGQQLSCMRSSAPVPPPSSTHRMPVYREEHGYTGSYNYGSYANQHPHSIQSQYPSLAHEPAITTPLHYSAYHRSSAQYQLNGQMSRMEPCLMSSTPRLHAAPAAPRWPDVSPANACYSSPPMHSSRYATSGDLYSPLGPRRNSEYEHSQHFPGFAYINGEATTGWAK from the exons ATGCATTGCGGGCTGCTGGAGGAGCCTGATATGGATTCCACAG AGAGTTGGATTGAGAGATGCCTCAACGAGAGTGAGAGCAAGCGGTATTCCAGTCACACGTCACTGGGGAACATGTCCAACGATGAAC atgaagaaaaagaaaacaacagagcCTCAAAACCACATTCGACACCGGCTACTCTGGAATG GCTAGAGGAGAACTATGAGATAGCTGAGGGTGTGTGTATCCCGCGAAGTGCCCTCTACATGCATTACCTAGACTTCAGTGAGAAACAGGACACGCAACCTGTGAACGCAGCCAGCTTTGGAAAG ATCATAAGGCAGCAGTTTCCAGCGTTGACGACCAGAAGACTTGGGACCAGAGGGCAGTCTAA GTACCACTACTACGGCATAGCCGTGAAGGAGACCTCCCAGTATTACGATGTGATGTACTCCAAAAAGGGGGCGGCCTGGGTGAACGAGACCGGGAAGAAAGAGGTCACGAAGCAGACAGTGGCGTATTCACCGCGCTCCAAACTGGGAACGCTCCTGCCAGAGTTTCCAAATGTCAAAGACCTAAATTTGCCCTCCAGCCTGCCAGAAGAGAGG GTGTCGACCTTCATCATGATGTACAGAACGCACTGTCAGAGGATACTGGACACTATTATCCGAGCCAACTTTGATGAG GTCCAAAGCTTCCTGCTGCACTTCTGGCAGGGCATGCCGCCCCACATGCTGCCAGTGCTCGGCTCCACCACCGTGGTAAACATAGTCGGGGTTTGCGACTCCATCCTCTACAAGGCCATCTCCAGCGTGCTGATGCCCACCGTCCTGCAAGCCCTGCCTGACAG TTTGACTCAGGTTATTCGGATATTTGCCAAACAGCTGGATGAGTGGCTCAAAAAAGCACTTCATGACCTTCCTGAAAACCTGAGGAATATCAAAtttgaat TGTCCAGAAGATTTTCTCAGATTCTAAAGCGGCAAACGTCATTAAATCATCTCTGTCAG GCCTCGCGGACCGTGATAAACAGTGCCGACATCACCTTTCAAATGCTGGAGGACTGGAGGAATGTGGACTTGAACAGCATCACTAAGCAGACACTTTACACCATGGAGGACTCACAAGAGGAGCACCGGCAGCTTATTATCCACC TGTATCAGGAGTTTGATCGTCTATTGGAGGAGCAGTCGCCAATCGAGGCGTACATCGAGTGGCTGGACCTGATGGTGGACCGCTGCGTCGTCAAG GTGGCAGGGAAGAGGCCCGGGTGCCTGAAGAAGGTGGCCCAACAGTTCCTGCTGATGTGGTCGTGTTTTGGTACCAGAGTCATCCGGGATATGACCCTCCACAGCGCGCCCAGCTTCG GCTCCTTCCACCTTATCCACCTGATGTTTGATGACTATGTGCTTTACCTGCTGGAGTCGCTGCACTGCCAGGAGAGAGCCAACGACCTCATGAGGGCCATGAAGAGCGAGGGCAGCACAG cggagagagaggaggaattcCCGGTGACAGAAACCACCGTCGCCTCCCCGTCCCCACGACCCTTCTCTCCCGCCCGGTCGGTCCACTCGGTTTGCGTTTCCTCGGCCGGCTCCCCCACGGCGGCTGTGTCCCCGGAGTACGCAGGCGtccccgccaccaccaccacgg TGACAACGGCCGGCGGCTCCACTCCAGAGGCCGGACAGCAGCTGTCCTGTATGAGGAGCAGCGCTCCAGTGCCACCGCCGTCCTCCACCCACCGGATGCCTGTCTACAGGGAGGAGCATGG GTACACTGGTAGCTACAACTACGGCAGCTACGCCAACCAGCATCCTCACTCCATCCAGAGCCAGTATCCCAGTCTGGCCCATGAGCCGGCCATCACAACCCCCCTCCACTACTCCGCCTACCACCGGTCGTCTGCACAG TACCAGCTCAACGGCCAGATGTCGCGCATGGAGCCGTGCTTGATGAGCAGCACTCCGCGGTTACACGCTGCACCCGCCGCCCCCCGGTGGCCCGACGTGTCACCGGCTAACGCCTGTTACAGCAGCCCACCTATGCATTCGTCCCGCTACGCCACCTCCGGGGACCTATACTCTCCCCTCGGCCCACGCAGGAACTCAGAGTATGAACACTCGCAGCATTTCCCAGGCTTTGCCTACATTAACGGAGAGGCCACCACGGGCTGGGCAAAATAA
- the LOC120812782 gene encoding transcription factor RFX4-like isoform X1, with protein MHCGLLEEPDMDSTESWIERCLNESESKRYSSHTSLGNMSNDEHEEKENNRASKPHSTPATLEWLEENYEIAEGVCIPRSALYMHYLDFSEKQDTQPVNAASFGKIIRQQFPALTTRRLGTRGQSKYHYYGIAVKETSQYYDVMYSKKGAAWVNETGKKEVTKQTVAYSPRSKLGTLLPEFPNVKDLNLPSSLPEERVSTFIMMYRTHCQRILDTIIRANFDEVQSFLLHFWQGMPPHMLPVLGSTTVVNIVGVCDSILYKAISSVLMPTVLQALPDSLTQVIRIFAKQLDEWLKKALHDLPENLRNIKFELSRRFSQILKRQTSLNHLCQASRTVINSADITFQMLEDWRNVDLNSITKQTLYTMEDSQEEHRQLIIHLYQEFDRLLEEQSPIEAYIEWLDLMVDRCVVKVAGKRPGCLKKVAQQFLLMWSCFGTRVIRDMTLHSAPSFGSFHLIHLMFDDYVLYLLESLHCQERANDLMRAMKSEGSTAEREEEFPVTETTVASPSPRPFSPARSVHSVCVSSAGSPTAAVSPEYAGVPATTTTGAVQSYTWSLTYTVTTAGGSTPEAGQQLSCMRSSAPVPPPSSTHRMPVYREEHGYTGSYNYGSYANQHPHSIQSQYPSLAHEPAITTPLHYSAYHRSSAQYQLNGQMSRMEPCLMSSTPRLHAAPAAPRWPDVSPANACYSSPPMHSSRYATSGDLYSPLGPRRNSEYEHSQHFPGFAYINGEATTGWAK; from the exons ATGCATTGCGGGCTGCTGGAGGAGCCTGATATGGATTCCACAG AGAGTTGGATTGAGAGATGCCTCAACGAGAGTGAGAGCAAGCGGTATTCCAGTCACACGTCACTGGGGAACATGTCCAACGATGAAC atgaagaaaaagaaaacaacagagcCTCAAAACCACATTCGACACCGGCTACTCTGGAATG GCTAGAGGAGAACTATGAGATAGCTGAGGGTGTGTGTATCCCGCGAAGTGCCCTCTACATGCATTACCTAGACTTCAGTGAGAAACAGGACACGCAACCTGTGAACGCAGCCAGCTTTGGAAAG ATCATAAGGCAGCAGTTTCCAGCGTTGACGACCAGAAGACTTGGGACCAGAGGGCAGTCTAA GTACCACTACTACGGCATAGCCGTGAAGGAGACCTCCCAGTATTACGATGTGATGTACTCCAAAAAGGGGGCGGCCTGGGTGAACGAGACCGGGAAGAAAGAGGTCACGAAGCAGACAGTGGCGTATTCACCGCGCTCCAAACTGGGAACGCTCCTGCCAGAGTTTCCAAATGTCAAAGACCTAAATTTGCCCTCCAGCCTGCCAGAAGAGAGG GTGTCGACCTTCATCATGATGTACAGAACGCACTGTCAGAGGATACTGGACACTATTATCCGAGCCAACTTTGATGAG GTCCAAAGCTTCCTGCTGCACTTCTGGCAGGGCATGCCGCCCCACATGCTGCCAGTGCTCGGCTCCACCACCGTGGTAAACATAGTCGGGGTTTGCGACTCCATCCTCTACAAGGCCATCTCCAGCGTGCTGATGCCCACCGTCCTGCAAGCCCTGCCTGACAG TTTGACTCAGGTTATTCGGATATTTGCCAAACAGCTGGATGAGTGGCTCAAAAAAGCACTTCATGACCTTCCTGAAAACCTGAGGAATATCAAAtttgaat TGTCCAGAAGATTTTCTCAGATTCTAAAGCGGCAAACGTCATTAAATCATCTCTGTCAG GCCTCGCGGACCGTGATAAACAGTGCCGACATCACCTTTCAAATGCTGGAGGACTGGAGGAATGTGGACTTGAACAGCATCACTAAGCAGACACTTTACACCATGGAGGACTCACAAGAGGAGCACCGGCAGCTTATTATCCACC TGTATCAGGAGTTTGATCGTCTATTGGAGGAGCAGTCGCCAATCGAGGCGTACATCGAGTGGCTGGACCTGATGGTGGACCGCTGCGTCGTCAAG GTGGCAGGGAAGAGGCCCGGGTGCCTGAAGAAGGTGGCCCAACAGTTCCTGCTGATGTGGTCGTGTTTTGGTACCAGAGTCATCCGGGATATGACCCTCCACAGCGCGCCCAGCTTCG GCTCCTTCCACCTTATCCACCTGATGTTTGATGACTATGTGCTTTACCTGCTGGAGTCGCTGCACTGCCAGGAGAGAGCCAACGACCTCATGAGGGCCATGAAGAGCGAGGGCAGCACAG cggagagagaggaggaattcCCGGTGACAGAAACCACCGTCGCCTCCCCGTCCCCACGACCCTTCTCTCCCGCCCGGTCGGTCCACTCGGTTTGCGTTTCCTCGGCCGGCTCCCCCACGGCGGCTGTGTCCCCGGAGTACGCAGGCGtccccgccaccaccaccacgg GCGCTGTTCAGTCATATACCTGGTCCCTTACATACACAGTGACAACGGCCGGCGGCTCCACTCCAGAGGCCGGACAGCAGCTGTCCTGTATGAGGAGCAGCGCTCCAGTGCCACCGCCGTCCTCCACCCACCGGATGCCTGTCTACAGGGAGGAGCATGG GTACACTGGTAGCTACAACTACGGCAGCTACGCCAACCAGCATCCTCACTCCATCCAGAGCCAGTATCCCAGTCTGGCCCATGAGCCGGCCATCACAACCCCCCTCCACTACTCCGCCTACCACCGGTCGTCTGCACAG TACCAGCTCAACGGCCAGATGTCGCGCATGGAGCCGTGCTTGATGAGCAGCACTCCGCGGTTACACGCTGCACCCGCCGCCCCCCGGTGGCCCGACGTGTCACCGGCTAACGCCTGTTACAGCAGCCCACCTATGCATTCGTCCCGCTACGCCACCTCCGGGGACCTATACTCTCCCCTCGGCCCACGCAGGAACTCAGAGTATGAACACTCGCAGCATTTCCCAGGCTTTGCCTACATTAACGGAGAGGCCACCACGGGCTGGGCAAAATAA